The genomic segment ATGCATAACCCTTTACAATCGTATCTGTTCACATAAagagtttttaatttcttggtACCTTCTCAGTTTATTTTCCAAGACATGTAAAAACAGAGGCTATGCGTATTCTTGGTAATAATATAGAACCAAAAATCACGTTGATGAACTACAGAAGGGAGGACAAAATGTTTACATCTCCTTTACACCTACACGTCAGAGCAAGCGTTACATAACCCATGTCAGATGTTGCTAAGCAAGTGTTtgcaagggaaggaaaaaccatcaaagtaaacattttctaaaacactGTTAATGGAGGCCTATGTACTGGGCCTAGCTTTCTGCTACATTATGTTTAGTTAATTGAACAATAACATTGATGTCCACATCGGTGTTTTCATTGGCACTGGACCAGCTATGAGGATTAACTAGCAATTTAGTCAGTTCACAAGTAAACACTGTATACAACAGCAGACAACCATTTTCTTAGGCATGAACATTTTCCAAATAGAACCCCTGAGAAGATATAtcttaattatatatttaagaaGAGAAGTATTTAGGAAGCTCTTACTTTGTTTCCACATTTCAGGCCTTCCAGCAGTGCTCACCAGCCCCATGCTGCCCTAACAAAGGTCAGACTGCTCTGGGGCTGAGCTGACCCGGGGAGGTTTAGGCAAATGCTAATGTGCGTCAGCTGCTTTCTCTTGGTCAGCCAGCTTCATCTAATCATTCCTCGTTAGTAGTAGTTGAGGAAATTATTAGAATAATTAATGGTTTCAAAGAGCAATCCTTAAAGCTATATTAAGTCTATGTTATTCTGAGATCACCTGAGTAACAATTAAGTAAGCTGAAGCTAGCAATTCGTTAGCTATGGTCACAAACGCTGAGCAGCCTCCCTGACGAGCTGAGGGCTGCCACCTGGGGTCAAAGCTACTGCCTGTCTCAGCCCTGCGGTGTCCcagggtgcgggggggggcgggcagtGCTGCCGGCCCGGCTGCTGCGCCGCGAACCTGAGGCGGCTCGGGCAGCTGGAGGCCGTTTGGGAGAGCCCCAGCCCACGCCTCACGACTGGGCCTCCCCGGGGACATGCGGCGGGATAAggacagcagccccacagcctcaCGGCCCTACACCACCCCCTCTGCGAGCCCTGACGGGGCGGCTCCGCCCGGGCGGGCTCCGTGCGGCGAGGTGGGGCCGGCCCCTCACAGCCGTTACCGCCCCGGCGGCTCCTAACGTGCGACTGCTGCTTGAGCCAATCAGCGGCGGGTTTGTTGCGAGGCGGGCAACAGCGGCGGCCAGTGGGAGAGCGGCCGCTGGGCGGGCGGGAAGACGGCGGCCGTTTGAAGGCGGCTGCGGGCCGGCGGAGGAGCCCGGCTGCGGCCCGCAGGGGAGCCGTGCCGGCAGCACCCCCCGTGCCGGTCATCGCAGCCGCTGCCCTGTGACCATGTCTAACGTAAAGGCAGAGGACGACATAACGCTCGTTGAGAGGGAAATGAAGGAGTTCTGGGCCGAGCTGAAGGGCGTTTATGGCACGGAGCAGCTCAAGCAGACCCTAGCGCTGAGGGACTCGTGCAAGGAGTCCCTGAAGGTGCTCTCAGGTGAGGAGGCTGCGCGGTCCTTGCACCCCCGCGTTCTCCAAGCCATCCCCAGGCTTCTTCGGGTAACCGAAGTCTCTTGTCCTTACAGAGAAATGGGCCAAGAAGCTGAAAGAGGGGGACCTGATGATCGATAAAATTCAGGAGTATAGAAATGGTACAGTATGGTGCTTTATTTGCTCTCTAGCATCTCTAAAATTAACGTAATGCAGCTGAATAACGTGTTTAACCTCCCTTTTAAAAGGTAACCTATGAAGTCAGAATGAAGATAGAACAGAAACCAAACACATGCAGTTCCAGGATGCAAACTGCAAGTCGAAAGCAGCTTGCTGGAGGATTTCACTGATGATACAAAAGGATAAAGACTTGTTAAAAGTTTTCTCTGTAGTGTTTTTGGTGCTTAAGAATGAACAAATGATTACACTTAAAACAACCAAGTACCGGAACTTGCTGACTGtgctagaaaaaataaattacttagtAAAACATTGCAAATTGTTAGTTAAATGTTGTGAGGTTAGTTATGCCTCTTCTACGTTAAAAACAGAATATGGTCAGCTTATCAGTTTAGTATTAACTACTCTGAATTCCGAACTGAATTTCAGAATATCAGGTAAAAATAGTTGCAATGTGTAATATCGGTCAGTGTTACCGTTCCATACTTTTTGTCAGTTTGTCTCTGAACAAGATTAACCATCCTTGTGCTTTGAAGATGTAAATTGTGTCTGGCAGCAGAAACAGACTGCATATGATACAGATAGTATCAGAGGAGCTCCCTACTTTGTAGGTTTACTTCTGAATAACTTTTACTTCATCCTGATATTTGATGTTTGCAGTATGCACTTTATTAGATTTTATTCAATCACCTCAAACTATATGGATGAGTGCTAACTAGTGGGAACCTAATTCATCAGCTGTAAACGTTcatattttcttgcttcctttcagagattCTTCAGCAGAATAAACACATATCAGAAAATCAAGAACatttgacagaaataaaatctaacCTAAACCATGAAGAAGAGCAAAAGAAGGAGTTAACAGACAGTATCCAAGAGCTTAAAGAGGAGttgatgaagaaaaaggaaggtgaGAGTTTTTAGTTAGAGGAGGAAATTTTTTAATGCTTGCTCTTTATGGGCTTTACTACTGTTCGTTTTGTTCTTGTGCTTCACTGATTTTTACTTGGTACTTCTGGTGGCTTTTAAAATTCTAGTGATATCTTCTAAAAACAAGGCTGCTAAGGAGAGAGTGGAACGACTTTGCAAGTCTAAAGAGTTGTTTGAAGAGCGGCTTGGATTGGAAATACGTAGAATTCATGGTAAGTTCCTGTAGTTTCCTTAGTTTCCATATGCAGCGATACAATGTGGTTTATGTTGAATTATGTAGCTAAGGATATAATAGCTCACACAACTGAAGATTGCCTTGGACATACTTGGTAGTAGACTAGTGTATTATATTGAGTCATCTTCCTCTCTTAATTACACACTTGCTTACACTAGTCATCACTGACAGTGAGTGCTGGTTGGTCAGCAGCCATAGTCTTGGCCTTGAACTGTGGCTCTTGCTTACAGCTGCTTTTGTTATTGAAGAGCAGTTCAGATGTCTCTGCAAATCTGAGGAAGATAATGGTTGGTAACATAGCCAACTCCATTTAAATTATTCCCACTCCTTAGCTCAGATATTATCATTGTTTCTCAAATGGCAGAAGATggtatattaaaatgtatttgttttgcaaAGAGACCAGGTTTGCTGAATTTGCAAGTATTGTAAGCATTTATTAAAACGATCtaatattgtgattttttttatcactgtGACTTTCAAGCGAAGTGTTAATGAATTCTGTTTATATCTGCTTTAGATGAACAGTTACAGTTTATATTCAGACATATTGACCACAAAGATCCTGACAAGCCGTATGTGTTTACCCTTTCCATAAATGACCAGGGAGATTATGAAGGTACGTGGACTTTAAATTTGTAAATAATAAGACAGAATCTGATCTctgtatttggaagaaaaaaaaagggggggggggagagaagagtCTAAATACAGTTGTCATCTTTGTCTTCTAATTTATTAACGAAAAACTTTGCAGCATTAATAtaacttaattttctcttttttatatgaaaacatGCACTCCTCTGTTTGGGTTGAGTTGCTGTTTGCTGCTATGTTTGGTACAAAGTAGATACAAGGACAGATACTTGTTGCCTCTTCCTTTTACACAAGAATAAATGTCTATGTTGACAGGTGTATCTCAATCAGCTTGAGAAGCCtataggagagaaaaaatttGGTTCCCCACTATTAATTCCCTACAATTGTGTGATATAGGAGAAAGATTGAAACTAGAAATCCAGAATTCCTCTTTGCAGATAGCCTTTCAGCTCTTAACTCAAGATCTGTATAGCAAAGACAGCTTTACAAAGACCAGCGGCAGTAACTTGAGTACTGTGCTGAGTTGCTTTTAGAAGAATGCTCCAGAATCTATGTCTCTGTGTATGGACACAGCAGACTGCAGTTTTTACTAATTCAAGTCTAAATTGggctgaaataaaaagtttatCACATGCTGGGCTACATCAGTTTTCAGTCTTCCCACCTGCAGAGCAACAAAAACGTTTAGGAATGTGTCTCAGTTTTTGAGGCAGGCAGAGAACTGCTCTAACAACTgaagcaggagcacagcactgAGTGGGAGGTCTGGAAATCAAAAAAGAATTGTATGTTCTTTTGAGGCTTtgtcttcactgaaagaaaatgatttaatagGTTACTCAAACATAATGACAGAAACTAAAACATACCAAGATAGCAGACTACATTATATTTCATAAGCCTGGAAAAACCACTAATACTGAATTTTTAGTAAATagtctaatttttttaaatttttgtcattttcagtgACTTCCTGTACTCCTCCTCTGGATTGTATAGCAGAGTTCCAGCTGAAAGTGAGAGAAACTAACAACTTCTCTGCATTTGTTGCCAACATCAGAAAGGCTTTCACTGCTTTATCTTATAAACAGTCTGCCTAAACTTACGTTATAAATCTGTTCCTAGCTATAGAacacttcttatttttcctttgtgtattGTGTAAGTATCTATTTATCAATGTCTTACTCTGatctttaaataaagaaaaataatgaaaactgtgATTTAGTCCACTATCATTTAGAGGCATTTTTGATCATTCTTGGAACAACATTGTAATCAGCTACTTACCTGAATGGCTCCAGATATGTAAACGTGGATCCAGTAGCAAATAGCTAAACTTTGATTTGAGGCCTTTATTTCATGAGTTTTCAAACATGGTTAACATAGGATTTCTGTTCATCCTTATCTTCTTAATAGGTTAGACTTGACCCTTTAAATCGGGTGCTGCTTACTCTTATAACACTTAATTGCCCAGTCTCACGTGAACTGTGTTTTAAATCACCTAGCTTGTATAATGCATAACAGTGCTACCAAATATCTAACAGCTGTTGTATGGAAGTAAAACATCAGGCAGGATCCAGCCCCCTCACTTCCATGTTATCAAAGGgagctttttttatttgttaggGCTGTACATATTGCTTAGATGCACTCTAGCATATCTGATTTGCCTATCATCTTCAGAGGGTAGAAAAATTACTGAAACATGCTCTGAGTAATAAGTAGAAAGGACTTACtgcccttttcttcttttcatctgcTGTCATTTCTccatcatttcttcttttcatgttCATCCCAGGCATAAGTAGTTGGTTTATTGCTTCTAATGAAGTTACTTTACCAAGATTGCTGTGTGCAGAACATAAAATATGTGACAACCACGGCATTGGAAGTTTCATGCTTAAGAATTATTTGCTCGAAAAGATGATGTGCCTGGTTATTAACTATTCTGCATGTATTCCTAAAGCAAGccttaacatttaaaatgtttatcatGTGTAATTTAAGCCTTTACAACTTCTTTTGGAGTTTGAATAATGAACCTGTTGTTTGACCAAGGAAAATCAGATGTGGATCTTACTTCCTCTAGAAAAAAGCTAGGCATtccaaaagcagataaaaattaGAAGCGTATGCAATAGAAGAATTGCTTCACTTATTACAACATATGAAGTAAAAACTAGCTTGTGACATCCCTGAAACAGCCTTTATGTTTGaaattttgtctttgaattttaaaaccTTTGTGCTTTTACTGATTGCACTTAGTGCGTACAAAACTTCATGCATGGGAATCTGGCAATTTGGAATTTTGTTTGTTAGGAAGTTGCACAAGACAGCTCATTCCAATAATACGGACAACTCGGATAATACCAACTCAACAGATGCAGTTATTGGGACCCCCATGTACAGAATAGcacacaaactgaaacatcCCAAAGAGGTTATGGGACAAGCTCTTGAGCTTAAAAGCAAACGCAGTTTAGGGATTATAACATACAGTTAAATATCTCCCTCCAGTTGGTGCTAGTGCTCTATCTATTTAGCAGGATCAGGTTTATCTCAAGGCAGacatagattttattttagtgaaggtcagaaaaggctttttttattttcataaatcaaTTTGCCTAACCCTGAAGGTTGCTTTCCCTTTCAGGCCATTTACCTGTACTTAGCTACCATGCATTGGCCAGCAGCTACTGCTGACCATAGAGAAAACTGCTGCTAGAGACCAGCATGTACGCTCAGCACCTCATCACATTTCTCTCCCAGTGTAATgcaaaaatctggaaaaaaagggTATTGAGTTTACTAGATATTGAAAATGCACTGTGACTTTAAGGACTAATGGGAAgacaaaataatgttaaatattaGTAATGTACAGATTGCATTTAATCACAATCATTGTTTGTATGCTAGTTGGAGGtcagatttgaaaaaaattgaattacTTTAACAGTCATTCTGGCTAACAGAACAGTTTTATTACACACCTACTCAAGCAAAAGTGGAGGTGGCTAGGCTGAGTTTATTGACATTttttataaaccctctttttatAAACCCTAGCATGTTgctagacattttaaaaagcaaaagaacaagTATTGGCtacacttctgaaaattaagaaagacACAGAAGTTAAGCTGTTTTTCTGCCATATTTCAATTGTTTTATATTACTTGCTATCTTTAATGCTTCAATAAACTTTGTGTATTTATTGAGTACCATGGAATTGTCTAAACTAGTCCTGTCATTATAATACTGTAAAATCACTATGCAGTCATTTATGAGTGATTTATAACCTTTGTAAATCCCTGCTGAACTAGATATAacaaacacatacatacataaatcaTCTAGTCCCACAGGCAGATTACAGTATGGTTTTTTAACTGTGTGAATAAACTATACTAAATAATTATGGTAATATCATTATACTAAATAATTACGGTAATATCATTacctttttgaaagaaatagtTGCAACCCAATTATGTTAAGCTTTACTGCTGAAATAGGATTGTATGCCTGAAAGGTGGGGGGGAAGAGCTTTGATTGCCAGACAGTGAGACTTCATTCTTCTTGTTACCCATAATCAGTCCAACAATTATACACAGAGAACATTTTAGAATCCTGAACTCATAAACAAGTTGTTCCAGGAGAAGCAGAGCTAATGAGGCCTGATTTCCtacagatctgttttttttttttcttccttaaatggTGCCATTCTTTTCACTGCAATATCTCAGCTCTTTATAATCTTCCTAATGGATGGGAGCCCACACCAGTCCTCAGTTATGCTAGTTTATCATCTGTTTGGCTGCTACTGCTAAAACAGTACGATAATGGTTGCACTGTTTACCCTCTCTCAGTGCAGAGCATTGATCTGTGGTTCTCTCCTTTACCTGCTTGCTGAATTCTAATACACCGTTGAAATGGCAACAGCTGCAACACTATCTCATTTTCAAATTTGGATTAAAAAGTTTGGATTCAAAAGTTGTAACTATGCTACAAACAGTGTTTAATCATACAAATGCATACTGTTTTTtgtattatgtatattttaaagtgCATATGCACTGAAATGAGACATTGAAGGAAGATACAATTAGTGTTAATCCGATTTCCCTCCTTTTCAGTCACAGCATGTTGAACAATGCTAATTGCTATTGACTCACCTGTTGGTTTTGTGACTACACGGAAACATGCTTTTTGGCTTGACTCAACGAATTCTTTTGCACTGAGCACAGGATCGTGGGCTCAGTTCTTCAGTATTTTGTATCTTCTGCACCAGAGCTTCATCTGGAATAACTGGCTTGGCAGAGAAAGAGGTCTGTTGAACAAATATCAACTGTCTGTTGCTACTGTTTTGATTAGAAGCATGTTACATTTACTTTACATCAATGGCAATTATCATAAAGGATTCGAGGCACTGGAGACCAGACTACGTACATCAACTTTCTGGCTAAGCAAGGAGAATATAGAAGCGATAAAGGGGCAACCCTGTGGGTGGTGTACTCACTAAGTTAAAGCACAATCCAAGTAAATGCTTATCTcgtgttaaaaataaaaacaggcaaCTAATCTTACAAATGAAGCTAACAAGAAGGATACTTAGTTGTCTCACTCTATGTCTGACACAGCCCCATTCATGGAAAGACAATGCAGCAAATTGATAATTGCATTCTTTCAACATTAGCCGCCAGTTATCAGCATGACTTACTGGTCTGTATTATCCTATACTTTGTGCAAAGGCAGACAAGCCATCTGATAAAATCATGGGAAGAGGAAAACCTCTTCTGACATGCAGTCCTCAATGCTGTCATCTGCAACTCTGCAGCAACTATCTGTCATTTTAGGCTCCAGCCTTTTCTAAAGTTAGCCCACGATTCTGATAGTCTGCTTGGGACTGTGTTACGGTAGGCACCACCTTTACTAAGTGCTCTGCTGATGGCATTGCAGTGATGCAAGAATACCAAATTTGCAGTTAATGTTCATGCAATTTACGTGAGAAAGTTGGTTTACTTGCCTCAGCTGGTCTTGCTGAAGTTTCCCTCCACTATCATTTCTTGTCTGTAATGGTTGGTACAGAACAGGAAATCCAGAATATAAAGGAAGAGAACAGGATAGAGAAGAAAGGGGAGCGATTATAGTACAGAATGGAGAAAAGGAATCCTAATGAAATGAACATATCCATGCTTCCTGAAAATATTCCAAAAGTCCTGGTCACACACAGTGCTGATCTTATTCCTCTGATCAGAAAATATACAGTACACAATCCATGATACTTTACTGTTGGCATCCACCGCAGggtaatattttttctaagaacAGAACAAGTTCTTGTGCAATTGCTCTTGTGCCTCTGCAAGCACAAGTAATTGTGCCCTTGCTAAGAGAGGACTTTCAAATGAAGTATCTTTGTTACTTACTATGGTAATGGCATTAAGCAGAGACTCATCAGCAAGGAAAGTCTTTACATCCTGGGAGAAGTTTGAGGAGCCTATTTAAACCAGCAGAGTGGGTTAGCACAGAGGGGAGCCTGCAAAACGCTAGTCCTTTTAACCATATTTGACTAAATTTAACAATGATTTGGAAAGAAGTAAGGACAAAATTATTCCCAAGGTACAAAGGCATGCTTTCCTGTAGTAGAAAAGCAACTGTGGTATGTTCCCATGTATTGAGAATGTAGGGATACTGCCAAAAGTATTTCTGGGATTCTGAACTGTGTTTGagttcaaaagaaaagcaaggatgAGATGGATTTTGCATGACTTTGAGTTTGGCTGTAAACATGCCGGACTCCTCTGTGACTTCCACTTCTCTATGTAACAACTTTAGTCTTTATTTCCTATAAAGACGAGGATGTGTAGGAAGGTACTCTTCGGCACATCCAATACaccaaataaaatatgaaataattgtAAGATGGAACTACTGTCATTATACGCACAAAAGACTTCTAGTGAATCCAAAGCTGTTTAAAGATGCTGAATGATCATCTCTAATATTAAGAAACGACATGCAGTTACTATACATTTCCTTAGGAATGGATGTGATTGCCCAatcattttgttaaaatactAGCACTTAGTGTACTTTACTAAGGTAAGAGAAGAAAACTAATCTATCAGCCTGTTCACTGGGACTTGAATGAATATGTTAAAGTTTGAGCACTGGCCCAGACTTTTGTGGAGTTACTACATCACCCCATTTATGAAATGGAGATGGATGCCATGGATCCATGCAATAGAGTTTTGAGAGTCTGAGCTGAAGTTACATTTGGCTGTAATATAAAGCATTAGAAGTGTGCATCTAATCTTGTTTTGATTCAGCAGTCATTCTATCCATATGGCAGCTCATAACGTCACAGTTagcaatacatttttcttcttccagataGCATTGTTCGAAGCTCCATAGTGGATACCTGTTGGATCTCACAGCTGAGTTCTTATATAAGAATTCTCATACGCCAAACAGCTCAGTTCATGCTGGATGCTTGAACTACTTGCAAAAGTAGTACATACTATCCTAATGGAAGCTTAGCTATCCTCAATCTTAATGATTCGTATACTCTATTTGGCAAcattaaattcttaaaaaaacagaTAGTGATAATGAAAGGGGAACAGCTATTCAAAGAACCTCATGTGATGAGAAAACTGCTGCTAATCTGGACAGCAGTCCCAGCTGCTTTCTACATCTGCCTGGTCCCGGGGTACCACAGTTCACGACATCACTTCCTCAACATTCCCAAAGGACAAAATGTTGAACATACTTCTTAAGCAATCTCAATTAGTGATGtgtaaatgcttttctgttgttggCATATGGATTAGGTTGTCCTATATAATAACGGCTACGGACACTGACCTCACTTGGAGATTGTTCAGTGAGAAACCACATATAAATACAAGACACGGTAACATCTAAATGTTTTGGCCAAATTTaagtataaattaaaattagatgAGAGGCAAATATAACCATAAAATAGCAAACCTTTCTAGTAGGAAGCAGCTCTTTCAAAGATAACTTAGGAGAGCAATGGTAATTAAAATGACTATTAATGGGTGTTAAAAGGGGAGGTAATCTTTCAAATGAGCCCAGAAATGAGACAGAACGTTGCTAGATAAGTAGACACAGGAGGGTACTGatgcaattttaattaaagaaggATCACATTCCACCTCTGAATTTTAGGATTTTTAAGTGGGGAGATTGCAAGAAGTTGCCTAAATATGGCATGAAATGCTGTTGTCATGCAGTTGTATGGAAACCTTACTCTGTCCTATTTTGGAAAGAGTCAGAATAAGCTGCATATATTTCTCCATCTCTCAACAGAGCATTGGCACAGTACTAACTCTGGTTTTCTAGCCAGGTTCATATTGGTTGTTATGCAGTTTTTTTCAGAGCATTAGTGCTTCCGGTGAGACTTTAAATCCATTAGATAACTAGCCCTAATCAATTTATAAGTGTGTTTATGGCCAGCGTGCAAATCTGTCCCACCCAAATGAGGCTGCCTATCCTCTGCACCGCAGTAGCATTTCCTGCCAGCTCTTCTCAAAGCTGTAACAAACTTCTCTgcaatttctctgttttattcctTATGACAGATGTGTGGACACTTGTTTAGATACCCAAGGCCAAATTCCCGGCTCAGTTTTGTGCTGGATGCTTGGACTAGTTGCAGGAGTAGCACACACATTATTATGAAGGCTTAACAATCAGCAATCTCAGTGGTCACAGACAAGTGTGCTGGGAATTTCAGCAAGAAGGGCATCTGTTCTTCCTGGATATCTTACTTACTGGGTTTAAGAGACACTCTTCTGATATCTCATCATTGTTCATGGGGACAGCCAATATGTCAAGAGTGTTAAAATTCAACTTAGGCACACCTCTAAGGAGTCTGTGAAGAGATCATGAAATGAAAGTACTGATCTCATTCCCGAGAAAATCATTCTCAGATTCAGCACtattctttcctcctttttgagTCTGGCAGTCTATAAACACACTGGATGAATTGCCTGGCAAGCGCACTAAGTCCTAGCAGAACAAATAGTTatgtcatttaaagaaaaatctgttctgtcagcttgtcattttattttgttggaaaaaaaaaatcccaaaagtTGATCAGGGCAGGCCACAGGCAGAATTTGAACCAAATTCTTCAAAGCAAGCTTTATATTGGCCTGAAATTAGTCTATTCTGAAACTGCGTTTAAAAAACCAGACATATATATGTATCGGTTCTAGAAGTAAGCCTCTGTTAGGAACTGCTATTGACCATACTTGCCTTTACTGAAAGACAAGAACTCTTCACAATCATTTGCTCCATGTTTAGACAATCATTTTGCTAGAACATGAGTGCAGAATAATTAGCTACCAATAACAAAAGATTAGTTTGGCACgtcagttttctttcatttttggaCAAAAAGTGATTCTGCTACACGTAAGTAAATGAGatgtgcagcagtgctgtgctgtggctcTACAAGGGATCTATTTCTGGACTAAAAATATCAGTCACTGATCTCCATGAAATGGATCATCAGTCAGGAATAAGCGTAAATGGTACCTGGACAGAATTAATAACAACATGGAAAGCACTGTTCATTCACACGGCAGTACAGCTGCAGAAGAAGGTTTAACAGGTGGAAGAATCTGGCCCACTGACTTCAATAAGAAGAAACCTATATAGCGCTAATGTACTTCACCAAAAGGAAACTGAGTATACTAGAAGATCAACCACCGAATATTCCAAAATCTACAGCTTACCTAGGATATATTTGTGGAGAACTGACTTCACCCTCCACTGTATGAAGTGTAACAGTGAGGACCACCATTCAAGACCTGGACTGAAGACTAATCCTATTTCAGGGATGCAGGAGACTCTCTGAATGAGTATAATTTCCTGAAAATTCCCCAGGATGCACGAGCCAATTCCCCCTTGCAAATGCTAGGAAATTTAAATAGCTCATTCTTGGGTAGCTATGTCATTAAGGCCGGGCGCTGAGTCAGGGCTCCCTCACAAGGACTCACTACTGACACCACCTGCAATACCCATTTGAGTACAGACACTTCTTACTTTCAGGCCTGATGCAACCCTGAAGTGTGACTGTTAGTTCCCACTCCTGGGTTTTTGCAAACGGCATATCCATTACTGAGCCCTGTTTTGGGCTTCAAATTTGGAAATTAGGATTTGGAGATGGCAAGACCTGTAAACAAGTGGCACACTGATTTGTCACTGACCATCCTCTGGCAGAATTACTAAAACAAAGCCCTTTTACGTATACCACAGTGAAGATCTGAGTACTATCAGTGCAGTCAATATACACGCATCCATTCTAAATGGCAGTCTAAAAACTGTTGCCTCTTGCTCCGTATTTGTGGCTTGGTTATGTGAATGATGTAGCAAGTTCTGGTCTAACAGCTTCCTGTACAGTATTTGCCTGATGACATTTCCACACTGTTTCCCCATCTCCACTGAAACAGTACTGAGAAGCCTCTGTTTCTTGATTTTGTTGATAAGAAGCAGTGTGTTTGAAgctttaccttttaaaaaatgtactaATCAGTCCCCTGATGGCTGTTCTGATAACCCTGAATCAAGAAGGCTACTGAGAACACCACCAACTCAAGCTGTACAGAGGAGAGTGTCATCTCCCGGCTCTATGATACAGGTTCAGATTGCCTCACAATTGCACTGGAAGTTTTTTCCTGCGACATCTAACACTGCAAGCTCAAACCcaatttgctgtttttaatattcCAAAATTTTTCTTATC from the Anser cygnoides isolate HZ-2024a breed goose chromosome 6, Taihu_goose_T2T_genome, whole genome shotgun sequence genome contains:
- the SPC25 gene encoding kinetochore protein Spc25, with the translated sequence MSNVKAEDDITLVEREMKEFWAELKGVYGTEQLKQTLALRDSCKESLKVLSEKWAKKLKEGDLMIDKIQEYRNEILQQNKHISENQEHLTEIKSNLNHEEEQKKELTDSIQELKEELMKKKEVISSKNKAAKERVERLCKSKELFEERLGLEIRRIHDEQLQFIFRHIDHKDPDKPYVFTLSINDQGDYEVTSCTPPLDCIAEFQLKVRETNNFSAFVANIRKAFTALSYKQSA